One Natrinema marinum genomic window carries:
- a CDS encoding sensor histidine kinase — MPPGIHVLCVDDDPDACDLLATVLERTSDDIDASTAGSAAEGLAVLDDDPAAVDCIVSDYEMPGMDGIEFLDAARERDPEIPFLLVTGREPAAIASEALAAGVTDYCRKGGTTQYELIAHRVERAVEQRRTEHALYTSERELERFEQIVGLAPTALFILDADATIVWCNDEYADVFTEDRAELLGMPFPELVERGYYHERVTTKYADEVRTLLSSRIDCDRAKYQVRFRSPDGEERIHDVHTELLPLDDGEFTGTIHAVRDITRRRRYRRELERQNERLERFATVVSHDLRNPLNVAQGHLERLEKFRTDGDVEGDDGDAEDALRASVGPLRRALDRMDELIEDLLSLARHGRSVDDPEPVDLPSLVREAWEVVDTADATLECTVEGPISADEGRAKALFENLFRNAIEHGGPDVTVTVGPLEGGVADHPSQTGFYVADDGPGLEADADDIFEFGLTTTADGTGFGLAIVEGIAEAHGWTVTADSDGDGTRFEIRGVTVPRDGSRPRNST; from the coding sequence ATGCCCCCCGGGATCCACGTTCTGTGCGTCGACGACGACCCGGACGCCTGTGACCTGTTGGCGACCGTCCTCGAGCGGACGAGCGACGACATCGACGCGTCGACGGCGGGCAGCGCCGCCGAGGGGCTCGCGGTGCTCGACGACGATCCCGCGGCGGTCGACTGTATCGTCAGCGACTACGAGATGCCCGGCATGGACGGGATCGAGTTTCTCGACGCGGCTCGAGAGCGCGATCCCGAGATTCCCTTTCTCCTGGTAACCGGGCGGGAGCCCGCTGCGATCGCGAGCGAGGCACTCGCGGCCGGCGTCACTGACTACTGTCGGAAAGGTGGCACCACCCAGTACGAACTGATCGCCCACCGGGTCGAACGCGCCGTCGAACAGCGCCGCACGGAGCACGCACTGTACACGTCCGAGCGCGAACTCGAGCGCTTCGAACAGATCGTCGGTCTCGCACCGACGGCGCTGTTCATCCTCGACGCCGACGCGACGATCGTCTGGTGTAACGACGAGTACGCCGACGTGTTCACCGAGGACCGCGCTGAACTCCTCGGGATGCCGTTTCCCGAGCTCGTCGAACGCGGCTACTATCACGAGCGTGTGACGACCAAGTACGCCGACGAAGTTCGGACGCTGCTCTCCTCGCGGATCGACTGTGACCGCGCGAAGTATCAGGTTCGGTTCCGGTCGCCCGACGGTGAGGAACGGATTCACGACGTTCACACGGAACTCCTGCCCCTCGACGACGGCGAGTTCACCGGTACTATCCACGCCGTCCGCGATATCACCCGACGGCGTCGCTACCGGCGCGAGCTCGAGCGCCAGAACGAGCGCCTCGAACGGTTCGCGACCGTCGTGTCCCACGACCTGCGAAATCCCTTGAACGTCGCGCAGGGCCACCTCGAGCGCCTCGAGAAATTCCGCACCGACGGCGATGTGGAGGGAGACGACGGCGACGCCGAGGACGCGCTTCGAGCGTCCGTCGGACCGCTTCGGCGCGCGCTCGATCGAATGGACGAACTGATCGAGGACCTCCTCTCGCTCGCCCGTCACGGTCGGTCCGTCGACGACCCGGAACCGGTCGACCTCCCGTCGCTCGTCCGCGAGGCCTGGGAGGTCGTCGATACGGCCGACGCGACCCTCGAGTGTACGGTCGAGGGACCGATCAGTGCCGACGAGGGCCGCGCGAAGGCGCTGTTCGAGAACCTCTTCCGAAACGCGATCGAACACGGTGGCCCGGACGTAACCGTTACCGTCGGGCCGCTCGAGGGCGGCGTCGCAGACCACCCGTCGCAGACGGGTTTTTACGTCGCCGACGACGGTCCGGGGCTCGAGGCCGACGCCGACGACATATTCGAGTTCGGGCTGACGACGACGGCGGACGGCACCGGGTTCGGCCTGGCGATCGTCGAGGGGATCGCCGAGGCACACGGTTGGACCGTCACTGCGGACAGCGACGGGGACGGTACCCGTTTCGAGATTCGCGGCGTCACCGTACCGAGGGACGGGTCCAGACCCCGAAACTCCACGTAG
- a CDS encoding radical SAM protein, whose translation MISRGCEQCAKGGKMVLFVYGYCDQRDCFYCPLGENRKNVTDVYANERLVESDEDVLTEAKRMDALGTSITGGEPQEALDRTCHYLELLKDEFGADHHTHLYTGITGGRENMRRLSEAGLDEIRFHPPYEQWGDLHGTEWEEILYTAREEGLTPAFEIPGIRAEEEFLDFLDEGAADFCNVNEFEMSQGNYRRMQEQGFELKEDHMSAVEGSREDILDVMGDHERVYFCTSVFKDAAQHRRRLKRMARNVRREFDDITDDGTLVYGKTYADPERFEALGVPEEFYTVKTDHVEVAWWLLEEMIDEGDLEDGEIVEQYPTYDGQVVERTPLA comes from the coding sequence ATGATCTCGAGGGGCTGTGAGCAGTGTGCGAAAGGCGGCAAGATGGTCCTGTTCGTCTACGGCTACTGCGACCAGCGCGACTGCTTTTACTGCCCGCTCGGCGAGAACCGCAAGAACGTCACCGACGTCTACGCCAACGAACGGCTCGTCGAGAGCGACGAGGACGTGCTCACCGAAGCCAAACGGATGGACGCGCTGGGCACCTCGATCACGGGCGGCGAACCCCAGGAGGCCCTCGACCGGACCTGTCACTACCTCGAGCTCCTGAAAGACGAATTCGGCGCGGACCACCACACCCATCTCTACACCGGCATCACCGGCGGCCGCGAGAACATGCGTCGCCTCAGCGAGGCCGGGCTGGACGAGATTCGGTTCCACCCGCCGTACGAACAGTGGGGCGACCTCCACGGCACCGAGTGGGAAGAGATCCTCTATACCGCCCGCGAAGAGGGACTTACACCCGCGTTCGAGATCCCCGGCATCCGGGCCGAAGAGGAGTTCCTCGACTTCTTAGACGAGGGCGCGGCGGACTTTTGCAACGTCAACGAGTTCGAGATGTCCCAGGGGAACTACCGCCGAATGCAGGAACAGGGCTTCGAGCTCAAAGAGGACCACATGAGCGCCGTCGAGGGCTCCCGCGAGGACATCCTCGACGTGATGGGCGACCACGAGCGAGTCTACTTCTGCACCTCCGTGTTCAAGGACGCGGCCCAGCACCGGCGTCGGCTCAAACGCATGGCCCGCAACGTCCGCCGCGAGTTCGACGACATCACCGACGACGGCACGCTGGTCTACGGCAAAACGTACGCCGACCCCGAGCGCTTCGAAGCGCTCGGCGTCCCCGAGGAGTTCTACACCGTCAAAACCGACCACGTCGAGGTCGCCTGGTGGCTCTTAGAGGAGATGATCGACGAGGGCGACCTCGAGGACGGTGAAATCGTCGAGCAGTATCCGACCTACGACGGGCAGGTCGTCGAGCGGACGCCGTTAGCGTAA
- a CDS encoding helix-turn-helix transcriptional regulator, whose protein sequence is MRITTAATLALAVLLATTTLGAVAATPSAQPSPTVERSPSASPSLSPALERSDAVSPVSTTPPPLERPATWQVIEVQVTDDGDAKWTVESRFLISNDIDEETFDEYAAAVISGQRPAPYDRQLFAEHVARAAESTGREMTIENADWDEPRIERIEAEAEAEGSGTGDEVRVGILSYSFTWTNFATVDGDRIHAGEALTTADGPLIRTLSDGQRLVIRPPNNYGFVDAPTGTEDGALVWNGPHRFEADSLEITILRGAGPQPFSGWSLLIGGFLVLTVLVGASSYLLARRGVAVDRSLPTDRLPSIGLLETLGLSERLGNRANAGEERRRPTAEGDGGSPTVPSATAESPPPERSVTGTELEFEEPTDDGIDPELLSDEERVLRLLKQNGGRMKQASIVSETGWSNAKVSQLLSKMDDDDEIEKLRIGRENLITLPGVDPTAVD, encoded by the coding sequence ATGCGGATTACCACTGCCGCCACACTCGCCCTCGCGGTCCTCCTCGCTACAACCACGCTGGGGGCAGTGGCCGCCACACCGTCGGCTCAGCCGTCACCGACGGTCGAGCGGTCCCCATCGGCGTCGCCCTCTCTCTCCCCAGCCCTCGAGCGATCGGATGCCGTCTCGCCCGTTTCGACCACCCCGCCGCCGCTCGAGCGTCCCGCCACTTGGCAGGTGATCGAAGTGCAGGTCACCGACGACGGGGACGCGAAGTGGACGGTCGAAAGCCGGTTTCTCATCAGCAACGACATTGACGAGGAGACGTTCGACGAATACGCTGCAGCGGTCATCTCCGGTCAGCGACCGGCACCGTACGATCGACAACTGTTCGCAGAACACGTGGCTCGCGCGGCCGAATCGACCGGCCGCGAGATGACGATCGAAAACGCCGACTGGGACGAGCCCCGGATCGAACGGATCGAAGCTGAAGCCGAGGCCGAGGGATCGGGGACCGGCGACGAGGTCCGGGTCGGTATCCTCTCCTACTCGTTTACCTGGACGAATTTCGCGACCGTCGACGGCGATCGTATTCACGCTGGTGAGGCCCTCACCACGGCCGACGGGCCGCTGATTCGGACGTTAAGCGATGGCCAGCGTCTCGTCATCAGACCGCCGAACAACTACGGCTTCGTCGATGCCCCGACGGGGACGGAAGACGGTGCGCTCGTCTGGAACGGCCCGCACCGATTCGAAGCGGACAGTCTCGAGATCACGATCCTTCGCGGCGCCGGTCCGCAGCCGTTTTCGGGTTGGAGCCTGCTGATCGGCGGCTTCCTCGTGCTTACGGTTCTCGTCGGCGCTTCCAGTTATCTGCTCGCCCGTCGGGGAGTCGCGGTCGATCGATCGCTTCCGACCGACCGCCTTCCGTCGATCGGGCTGCTCGAGACACTCGGGCTGTCGGAACGCCTCGGAAACCGCGCGAACGCCGGCGAGGAGCGGCGGCGCCCCACGGCCGAGGGCGACGGCGGGTCGCCGACGGTTCCGAGCGCGACGGCCGAATCACCGCCTCCGGAACGATCCGTGACGGGGACGGAACTCGAGTTCGAGGAACCCACCGACGACGGCATCGATCCGGAGCTGTTGAGCGACGAGGAACGCGTCCTTCGCCTTCTCAAGCAAAACGGCGGGCGGATGAAGCAGGCGTCGATCGTCTCCGAGACCGGGTGGTCGAACGCCAAAGTCTCGCAGTTGCTCTCGAAAATGGACGACGACGACGAGATCGAGAAGCTTCGGATCGGGCGGGAGAACCTCATTACCTTGCCCGGGGTCGATCCGACCGCGGTCGACTGA